The following coding sequences lie in one Spinacia oleracea cultivar Varoflay chromosome 1, BTI_SOV_V1, whole genome shotgun sequence genomic window:
- the LOC110775167 gene encoding D-amino-acid transaminase, chloroplastic, with protein MAAPLCIPPQHSLQNQNKYAKSFTKHYNFQFLVTRNPPSTLFGLQSSNLGVPRLSNQAQSLINSTPISEVPLLSREEAIERLRLSKERHKGKQQFLAMYCSIFGGITTDPAAMVIPMDDHMVHRGHGIFDTAAIVDGHLYELDQHLDRCVRSATMAKIRLPFDSETMRNILIQTVIASKCKNGSLRYWLSAGYGNFLLSPSGCAEPTFYAIVIQTSASQPDHKGVKVITSSIPIKPPVFATMKSVNYLPNALCQMEAEENGCFTSVWLDTEGFVAEGPNMNVAFVTYDKELLMPRFDKVLGGCTLKRMRTLAQELVKKGDIRGVSTRDVTVEEGKRAEEMMLFGSGVLVRPVVQWDDKIIGNGNEGPIARALLDLLLEDMISGPSTVRTAVPY; from the exons ATGGCTGCTCCTCTCTGCATTCCCCCACAGCACAGCTTACAAAACCAAAATAAATATGCAAAATCCTTTACTAAACATTATAATTTTCAATTTCTTGTTACAAGAAATCCCCCAAGTACTTTATTTGGGCTTCAATCGTCTAATCTTGGGGTTCCTAGACTCTCAAATCAAGCTCAGTCTTTAATTA ATTCAACCCCAATTTCGGAAGTTCCACTCTTGTCACGTGAAGAG GCAATTGAGAGGTTAAGGTTGAGTAAAGAGAGGCACAAGGGAAAACAACAATTTCTGGCTATGTACTGCAGTATATTTGGTGGGATAACAACAGACCCCGCGGCGATGGTGATCCCCATGGACGATCACATGGTACATAGAGGGCATGGTATATTTGACACCGCTGCTATTGTAGACGG TCATCTATACGAGTTGGATCAACACCTTGATCGTTGTGTGAGGTCTGCAACTATGGCGAAAATCAGACTACCATTCGATAGCGAAACCATGAGAAACATACTTATACAGACAGTAATTGCTTCCAAGTGTAAAAATGGATCTTTAAGATATTGGCTTTCGGCAGGATACGGCAACTTTCTTCTCTCTCCGTCTGGGTGTGCTGAGCCAACATTTTACGCCATTGTAATTCAAACCTCGGCCTCACAGCCCGATCACAAGGGTGTTAAAGTAATTACTTCTTCCATCCCAATAAAGCCTCCTGTGTTTGCTACAATGAAAAGTGTCAATTACCTTCCAAATGCACTATGCCAAATGGAAGCTGAAGAAAACGGTTGCTTCACATCTGTTTGGTTGGACACTGAAGGATTCGTTGCAGAGGGTCCGAATATGAACGTGGCCTTTGTCACGTATGATAAAGAGCTTTTGATGCCGAGGTTTGATAAAGTTCTTGGTGGATGTACACTCAAGAGAATGCGTACTCTAGCACAGGAACTGGTTAAGAAGGGCGACATTCGCGGAGTAAGCACGAGGGACGTGACCGTGGAAGAAGGGAAAAGGGCTGAGGAGATGATGCTTTTTGGAAGCGGCGTCCTAGTGCGTCCAGTTGTTCAATGGGATGACAAGATCATAGGCAATG GAAATGAAGGTCCTATTGCTCGAGCACTTCTCGACCTCCTCCTAGAGGACATGATATCAGGCCCATCAACAGTTCGGACAGCCGTTCCTTACTAG